One stretch of Flavobacterium sp. 9 DNA includes these proteins:
- a CDS encoding zinc-binding alcohol dehydrogenase family protein has translation MKAIGFKTSLSMEKEDSFIEFETSKPVPGSHDLLVKIEAVSVNPVDFKIRQNSAKDTVLETPKIIGWDAVGIVEAIGDKVSLFKVGDEVYYAGDLNKQGSNAEYQIIDERIVGHKPKSISIEQATVMPLTGLTAWEILFDRIRIDPEKDKGKTILIIGGAGGVGSIAIQLAKKIAGLTVIATASRSESIDWCKEQGADFVVNHRNLVEEVRNAGFQNVDFILDFVDVNQYWDAFVELIKPQGHIGSISDPVESVNLRQLKGKSASFHWELMFTRSMFQTEDIIQQHHILNKLANLLDNGTIQSTLKTTLNGLTVANFKEAHQLLESGKTIGKIAIRF, from the coding sequence ATGAAAGCAATAGGATTTAAAACCTCATTATCAATGGAAAAGGAAGATAGTTTTATTGAATTTGAAACTTCAAAACCAGTTCCGGGATCACACGATTTATTAGTCAAAATTGAAGCAGTTTCTGTAAATCCGGTAGATTTTAAGATACGTCAAAATAGTGCAAAAGATACTGTTCTCGAAACGCCAAAAATTATTGGTTGGGATGCGGTTGGAATTGTAGAAGCGATTGGCGATAAAGTAAGTTTGTTTAAAGTTGGCGACGAAGTTTATTATGCCGGAGATCTTAATAAACAAGGAAGTAATGCCGAATATCAAATAATCGACGAACGAATTGTTGGTCATAAACCAAAATCAATTTCTATAGAACAAGCCACTGTAATGCCATTAACCGGATTAACAGCTTGGGAAATTTTATTTGACAGAATTCGTATTGATCCGGAAAAAGATAAAGGCAAAACTATTTTAATAATTGGCGGAGCAGGCGGAGTTGGATCGATCGCGATTCAGTTGGCAAAAAAGATTGCCGGATTGACTGTAATCGCTACAGCTTCTCGTTCTGAATCAATTGATTGGTGTAAAGAACAAGGCGCAGATTTTGTGGTAAACCATAGAAATTTGGTAGAAGAAGTTCGTAATGCAGGTTTCCAAAATGTTGATTTTATTTTAGACTTTGTCGATGTAAACCAATATTGGGATGCATTTGTGGAGTTGATAAAACCTCAGGGACATATTGGTTCAATTAGTGATCCTGTAGAGTCAGTAAATCTTCGTCAGTTAAAAGGCAAAAGCGCCAGTTTTCATTGGGAATTAATGTTTACGCGTTCTATGTTTCAAACAGAAGATATCATTCAACAACATCATATTTTAAATAAACTGGCGAATTTATTAGATAACGGAACTATTCAGTCTACTTTAAAAACAACTTTGAATGGTTTGACGGTTGCAAACTTCAAAGAAGCACATCAACTATTAGAATCCGGAAAAACAATTGGTAAAATTGCTATTAGATTCTAA
- a CDS encoding NUDIX domain-containing protein: MEFKKLVEQNSVEAWKKYIPTLSIDCVIFSFKDTSLQVLTIKLRNQDSWGLPGGYVQKDENVDDAAIRILKDRTGTENIYLQQFYTFGNLNRSESVFQDYEDNLWNKQRFVSIGYYALADYSKVKLIIDDISNACEWQSIDDLPPFMMDHRTIFDKALLTLREQLNNHPIGYNLLPEKFTMPELQKLYEIILGKKLNRGNFYRKILRYDILTKLDESRKGGAHKAPDLYSFNLEKYNAALKDGLKGSW, encoded by the coding sequence ATGGAATTTAAAAAATTAGTTGAGCAAAATTCTGTAGAGGCTTGGAAAAAATATATTCCAACGCTCTCGATTGATTGTGTTATTTTTAGTTTTAAAGATACTTCGCTTCAGGTTCTGACGATTAAACTTAGAAATCAGGATTCATGGGGATTGCCGGGAGGTTACGTTCAGAAAGATGAGAATGTTGATGACGCTGCAATTCGTATTTTAAAAGACAGAACCGGTACTGAAAATATCTATCTCCAACAATTTTATACGTTTGGTAACTTAAATCGTTCTGAAAGTGTTTTTCAGGATTACGAGGATAACTTATGGAACAAACAGCGCTTCGTTTCGATAGGATATTATGCTCTTGCTGATTATTCGAAAGTGAAGCTAATTATTGATGACATTTCAAATGCATGCGAATGGCAATCTATCGATGATTTGCCGCCATTTATGATGGATCACAGAACGATATTTGACAAAGCACTTCTTACGCTGCGTGAGCAATTAAACAATCATCCTATTGGTTACAATCTCTTACCTGAGAAATTTACTATGCCTGAATTACAGAAATTATATGAGATTATTTTGGGCAAAAAATTAAATCGAGGCAATTTTTACCGAAAAATTTTGAGATACGACATCCTGACAAAACTAGACGAATCAAGAAAAGGCGGTGCCCATAAAGCTCCCGATTTGTATAGTTTTAATTTAGAAAAATATAATGCTGCTCTAAAAGATGGCTTAAAGGGAAGTTGGTAA
- a CDS encoding helix-turn-helix transcriptional regulator, producing the protein MRRDIFQAIADPTRRSIIALIAMQAMTPNAIAENFNTTRQSVSKHLRILVECDLIKQEQQGREIYYSLEIEKMKEIDKWINQFRAIWETKFNQLDEILLTLKEQKK; encoded by the coding sequence ATGAGACGAGATATTTTTCAGGCAATTGCCGATCCGACAAGGCGGTCCATTATTGCCTTAATTGCAATGCAGGCAATGACTCCAAATGCCATTGCGGAGAACTTTAACACGACCCGACAGTCTGTTTCTAAACACCTGCGGATACTTGTAGAATGCGACCTGATCAAACAGGAACAACAAGGCAGAGAAATTTATTATTCACTTGAAATTGAAAAAATGAAAGAGATCGACAAATGGATTAACCAATTTAGAGCTATTTGGGAAACCAAATTTAATCAGCTTGACGAAATACTATTAACACTTAAAGAACAGAAAAAATGA
- a CDS encoding HAMP domain-containing sensor histidine kinase codes for MKIRNRFTLISSFTFSIVFVIASIITYFSFYSYSEKIVYNELQKTCLLTGIFYLEKDELPQNQHLIIGQQFRENSLEIITRVYNKKNQIVYGDKETDKNINAEKLDYIRKNRKLSFKSNHHFYFGSFYHDNQGDFVVFVKKNDVEFKTITNRLLIIMILVLITGLITIYIVSRVLSNLAYSPIKNIINQVNDIEASSLDRHIVSPNTKDDIQELIETYNNLFKRLSDTFIIQKNFINYVSHEFKTPLTAISGNLEVFAQKDRTSAEYKEMSEKVLENVYQIEDTMNTLMLLSGLKGNTELNEIFRVDELVWDINDQLPEVHKLKDAQIQIAIEIVNDKLLSIKGNSNEIKIALYNIIENAVKYSNGNPIKISLLQENNQLKIVIEDHGTGINEDDLKFIKQTFYRGKNVNDIKGSGVGLSLANIIFKQNNIDFTITSKKDVGTTVILLFPPL; via the coding sequence ATGAAAATACGCAATCGGTTTACATTAATATCCTCTTTCACTTTTAGCATTGTATTTGTCATTGCTTCAATCATCACGTACTTTTCATTCTATAGTTATTCTGAGAAAATTGTTTATAATGAACTACAAAAAACCTGTTTGTTAACTGGTATTTTTTACCTCGAAAAAGACGAATTACCTCAAAATCAACATTTGATAATTGGTCAGCAATTCCGCGAAAATTCACTCGAAATTATAACACGCGTTTACAACAAAAAAAATCAGATTGTATATGGCGATAAAGAAACAGATAAAAACATAAATGCAGAAAAACTGGATTATATTCGAAAGAATAGAAAACTGAGTTTTAAGTCTAATCATCATTTTTACTTTGGAAGTTTTTATCATGATAATCAAGGTGATTTTGTTGTTTTTGTAAAGAAAAACGATGTCGAATTTAAAACCATTACAAACAGATTATTAATCATTATGATTCTGGTTTTAATTACCGGATTAATTACCATTTATATTGTAAGTCGCGTGCTTTCGAATCTTGCCTATAGTCCAATAAAAAACATTATCAATCAGGTAAATGATATCGAAGCTTCGTCTCTTGATCGGCATATTGTTTCGCCAAATACCAAAGATGATATTCAGGAATTAATCGAAACATACAACAATCTGTTTAAGCGACTTTCGGACACATTTATCATTCAGAAGAATTTTATAAACTATGTTTCGCACGAATTCAAAACACCTTTAACTGCAATCTCTGGAAATCTCGAAGTATTTGCTCAAAAAGACAGAACGAGCGCAGAATACAAAGAAATGTCTGAAAAAGTATTAGAAAACGTGTATCAAATCGAAGATACAATGAACACGCTTATGTTACTTTCTGGATTGAAAGGCAACACTGAATTGAACGAAATTTTTAGGGTTGATGAATTGGTTTGGGATATTAACGATCAATTACCCGAAGTTCATAAACTGAAAGATGCGCAGATACAAATTGCCATTGAAATTGTAAACGATAAACTTCTCTCGATAAAAGGAAACAGCAACGAAATCAAAATTGCTTTATACAATATCATAGAAAATGCCGTGAAATATTCGAACGGAAATCCTATAAAAATAAGTCTATTACAAGAGAATAATCAGCTTAAAATTGTAATCGAAGACCACGGAACCGGTATTAACGAAGACGACTTAAAATTCATCAAACAAACCTTTTACAGAGGTAAAAATGTTAATGATATAAAAGGAAGCGGCGTTGGACTTTCTCTGGCAAACATTATCTTCAAACAGAACAATATCGATTTTACAATTACTTCAAAAAAAGATGTAGGAACTACTGTAATACTATTATTTCCGCCACTCTAA
- a CDS encoding cupin domain-containing protein, whose protein sequence is MEKQITKSSEIDWKPLAEEGIKTDGIYIKFLRFDAVTKRPPTFLLKFDTGASYPNHIHPAGEEIYVLEGEVRSGKDELKAGDYLYMPPGSTHSVFSRTGCTLLFNVPEEVVILK, encoded by the coding sequence ATGGAAAAACAAATCACAAAAAGCAGCGAAATAGATTGGAAACCGCTTGCTGAAGAAGGTATTAAAACAGACGGTATTTATATAAAATTTTTACGTTTTGATGCTGTAACAAAAAGGCCTCCAACATTTTTATTAAAATTTGATACAGGCGCTTCGTATCCAAATCATATTCATCCTGCGGGAGAAGAAATCTATGTTCTTGAAGGTGAAGTTCGCTCTGGAAAAGACGAATTAAAAGCCGGAGATTATTTATACATGCCACCCGGAAGTACACATTCGGTATTTTCAAGAACTGGTTGTACTTTATTATTTAATGTTCCGGAAGAAGTGGTTATTTTAAAATAA
- a CDS encoding SRPBCC domain-containing protein: MKKDLQFDFTVDKAIKTVFITREFAAELPLVWDAFTKPELLDQWVAPKPWSSKTKYMNFEVGGRRFYAMVSPEGLERWAIQEYTSITPKTNFKMFNTFADKEENRELPGSNWDHTFSEENGITKVNIAIFNESLERLEKMIEMGFSEGFKMSIDNLEKLLETLSQK, from the coding sequence ATGAAAAAAGATTTGCAATTTGATTTTACCGTTGACAAAGCCATAAAAACGGTATTTATTACGAGAGAATTTGCTGCAGAACTTCCGTTGGTTTGGGACGCTTTTACTAAACCGGAACTTCTGGATCAATGGGTTGCGCCAAAACCATGGTCGTCTAAAACAAAATACATGAATTTTGAAGTTGGCGGACGAAGATTCTATGCCATGGTAAGCCCCGAAGGATTGGAGCGTTGGGCGATTCAGGAATATACATCGATTACGCCAAAAACAAATTTTAAAATGTTCAACACTTTTGCTGATAAAGAGGAAAATCGCGAATTGCCTGGTTCTAATTGGGATCATACTTTTAGCGAAGAAAATGGCATCACAAAAGTGAATATTGCCATTTTTAATGAATCTCTTGAACGTCTGGAAAAAATGATTGAAATGGGCTTTTCAGAAGGCTTTAAAATGAGTATCGATAACTTAGAAAAGTTATTGGAAACGTTGTCTCAGAAGTGA
- a CDS encoding DoxX family protein has protein sequence MKRYQDYAVLLLRIALATGFLSAVSSRLGFWGNYSSGWESFLVYTEKVNSFAPKNFILPIAIAATIAESVLGLLLLIGYQTKYVSIAAALLTFLFALAMTYSFGVKDPLDYSVFVFSMAAFLLSTVEKYRWSLDEIISKNKTN, from the coding sequence ATGAAAAGATATCAGGATTATGCAGTTTTGCTTTTGCGAATTGCCTTAGCAACAGGGTTTTTATCTGCCGTTTCGAGTCGGTTAGGATTTTGGGGGAATTATTCTTCGGGTTGGGAAAGCTTTTTAGTTTATACGGAAAAAGTAAATTCTTTTGCTCCAAAAAATTTTATTCTCCCAATTGCGATTGCAGCAACTATTGCCGAATCGGTTTTGGGTTTACTCCTACTAATTGGTTATCAGACAAAATATGTTTCGATTGCTGCGGCACTTTTAACTTTTCTATTTGCGCTCGCAATGACGTATTCTTTTGGTGTAAAAGATCCTTTAGATTATTCGGTATTTGTATTTTCTATGGCCGCTTTTCTTTTATCAACTGTGGAAAAATACAGATGGAGTTTAGATGAAATTATTTCGAAAAATAAAACAAATTAA
- a CDS encoding ELWxxDGT repeat protein, which produces MKYNFTLILIITLFNLAHSQSIDASLVELNFHEDSDPQNFTATKSGFYFSATDGYNKKNGQELWYSDGTKQGTQMIKDIKTGLNSSNPSSLVVINDILYFTASDDLHGTELWKSDGTEPGTKIIKDIRPNNSDDYYGPSGLLNCNGKLYFIATNETNGFELWTSDGTESGTHMVKDINPNGNSNPNSLFVFKNNLYFVADDGVNGTQLWKTDGTESGTLMVNKINPKYSAFQFGNQFLVMNNNFYFFANDGAKGFELWKSDGTESGTTIVKDIMPGSNSSSYVIKGAVLNNLIVFEAYDGINGSEIWKSDGTESGTSLIRNINNTTANSIKYNNKFIEFNNEVYFIADDNIHGFEIWKTDGTLNGTILLKDINNGDASSYVENFYVDKINNKLLFYATTTNYSERKLWSSDGTLNGTFELANIKAKNISGFIPSFVTVNNVTILTGENETNGNELWSTDGTVAGTSFFADLNYSNSSSPSKFTDVNGNMFFKAQGKEYGKQLFKSDGTITGTQLVKDINPGYDAIDDLSEMKVINGTLFFSAIDGTHGYELWKSDGTENGTVIVKDINPGNNSSMQNYNNKQSFTVINNILYFNATDGVNGFELWRSDGTESGTYMIKDIKAETGISFDGSYPREFTLLNNTIYFIANDNVGTGIWSTNGTASGTVKIIDLNDIRILKTVNNKLMIFASTGNSGPDALWISDGTTAGTKHIKTFATNVDSVIQYSTIFNNELYFVATSPDSFFKALYRTDGTVAGTILLFDGATLPTLPNLSIKHILTCGNYVYFTIQDFYNTDKELWRTNGKITEKIAGSDTTDFIYIRNLTCYNDNLLFLAEMFPHKIWLINDNMNKPVDLDINVLNGSNLTGYNSILDLGATANNLYLQANNDFSGNELYIAKINNSSLGIEDHLNPKSADLKRINVYPNPANKAVNIKSLDNSEISKFEVWDLVGKKIHAQLNEDLKSEIKYDVSKLPTGIYFIKATFSDGKISNSKLIVKH; this is translated from the coding sequence ATGAAATACAACTTTACTCTCATCCTTATTATCACCCTTTTTAATTTAGCACATTCACAATCGATCGATGCAAGTTTAGTAGAGCTAAATTTCCATGAAGACAGTGATCCTCAAAACTTTACAGCTACTAAATCCGGCTTCTATTTTTCAGCCACAGATGGTTACAATAAAAAAAACGGTCAGGAATTATGGTACTCTGATGGCACAAAACAAGGAACGCAAATGATTAAGGATATTAAAACCGGTCTAAATTCTTCAAACCCAAGTTCATTAGTTGTCATCAATGACATTTTATATTTCACAGCTTCTGATGATTTACATGGTACTGAATTATGGAAAAGTGATGGAACTGAGCCTGGAACTAAAATCATTAAAGACATAAGACCAAACAATAGTGATGATTATTACGGTCCATCAGGTTTATTAAATTGTAATGGTAAATTATATTTTATTGCCACGAATGAAACTAATGGCTTTGAATTATGGACAAGTGACGGGACTGAATCCGGAACTCATATGGTCAAAGATATAAATCCTAATGGAAACAGTAACCCCAATAGTTTATTTGTTTTTAAAAATAATCTATATTTTGTAGCTGACGATGGGGTAAATGGAACTCAACTATGGAAAACTGACGGAACAGAATCTGGAACTTTAATGGTTAATAAAATTAATCCAAAATATTCTGCATTCCAGTTTGGAAATCAATTTCTAGTTATGAATAATAATTTTTATTTTTTCGCAAATGATGGTGCAAAAGGTTTTGAATTATGGAAAAGTGATGGCACTGAATCTGGAACGACCATCGTAAAGGATATCATGCCGGGTTCTAATTCCAGTTCATATGTTATAAAAGGAGCAGTATTAAATAATTTAATAGTTTTTGAAGCTTATGATGGAATTAATGGATCTGAAATATGGAAAAGTGATGGAACAGAATCTGGAACTTCACTGATTCGTAATATTAACAACACAACAGCTAACAGCATAAAGTATAATAATAAGTTCATTGAATTTAATAATGAAGTATATTTTATTGCAGACGACAATATTCATGGTTTCGAAATATGGAAAACTGATGGAACATTGAATGGTACAATTTTATTAAAAGATATTAATAATGGAGATGCATCGTCATATGTAGAAAATTTTTATGTCGATAAAATAAATAATAAACTTCTATTTTATGCTACCACCACCAATTACTCAGAAAGAAAACTTTGGTCTAGTGATGGTACATTAAATGGTACATTTGAATTAGCAAATATTAAAGCCAAAAACATTTCAGGATTCATACCAAGCTTCGTTACTGTTAATAATGTTACCATTTTAACAGGTGAAAATGAAACAAATGGAAATGAATTATGGAGTACAGACGGAACAGTGGCTGGAACTTCTTTTTTTGCAGATCTAAATTATTCAAATAGCAGTAGTCCTTCTAAATTTACAGATGTTAATGGAAATATGTTTTTTAAAGCACAAGGAAAAGAATATGGAAAACAATTATTTAAAAGCGACGGAACTATTACTGGAACTCAATTAGTTAAAGATATAAATCCAGGCTATGATGCTATCGATGATCTCTCTGAAATGAAAGTAATAAATGGTACTTTATTTTTTAGTGCAATTGATGGTACCCATGGTTATGAATTATGGAAAAGTGATGGAACGGAAAATGGTACTGTTATAGTAAAAGACATAAATCCTGGTAATAACAGCAGCATGCAAAATTACAATAACAAACAGTCATTTACTGTAATCAATAATATTTTGTATTTCAATGCTACTGATGGAGTAAATGGTTTTGAATTATGGAGAAGTGATGGAACGGAGTCCGGAACTTATATGATCAAAGATATAAAAGCTGAAACAGGCATTTCTTTTGATGGTAGTTATCCTCGAGAATTTACTTTACTAAATAATACAATTTATTTTATTGCTAATGATAATGTTGGTACTGGAATATGGAGTACAAATGGAACTGCGTCAGGAACAGTTAAAATAATAGATTTAAACGATATCAGAATCTTAAAGACAGTAAATAATAAATTAATGATTTTTGCTTCAACAGGAAATTCTGGACCAGATGCTTTATGGATATCAGATGGAACTACAGCTGGAACAAAACATATAAAAACGTTTGCAACTAATGTAGATAGTGTTATTCAATATAGTACAATTTTCAATAATGAATTATATTTTGTAGCTACGAGCCCTGATAGCTTTTTTAAAGCCCTTTATAGAACTGATGGAACTGTTGCTGGTACAATTTTATTATTTGATGGAGCAACTCTTCCAACATTGCCAAATCTTAGCATCAAGCATATTTTAACATGTGGTAATTATGTATATTTCACTATTCAGGATTTCTATAATACTGATAAAGAATTATGGAGGACGAATGGTAAAATAACCGAAAAAATAGCAGGATCCGACACTACAGATTTTATATATATAAGGAACTTGACTTGTTACAACGACAATCTATTATTTCTAGCTGAAATGTTTCCTCATAAAATATGGCTGATAAATGATAATATGAATAAACCCGTGGATCTAGACATAAATGTCTTAAATGGTTCAAATCTTACCGGATATAATTCAATATTGGACTTAGGAGCAACAGCCAATAATTTATATCTCCAAGCTAACAATGATTTCAGTGGTAATGAACTTTACATTGCTAAAATAAATAACTCCTCATTGGGTATTGAAGATCATTTAAATCCTAAAAGTGCCGATCTAAAACGAATAAATGTATATCCTAATCCTGCAAATAAAGCAGTAAATATTAAATCTCTTGATAATTCAGAAATAAGTAAATTTGAAGTATGGGATTTAGTAGGTAAAAAAATTCACGCACAATTAAATGAAGACTTAAAAAGTGAAATAAAATACGATGTGAGTAAATTACCTACTGGAATCTATTTCATTAAAGCAACATTCTCAGATGGAAAAATAAGTAATTCAAAATTGATTGTTAAACATTAA
- a CDS encoding TolC family protein, with translation MKRILLTLLVIVSHKSVAQIATINDTIVLSRTQAEALFLEKNISLISEKLNIDIADAQVIQAKLWPNPTLTIGEINLWHNATAAEVPPLWGNFGKTSQVTAELEQLIQTAGKRKKMIAMEKVGVDIAKEYFKTFLRNLKIEFRGNLTELQYTQAQEAIYTKQLSSMQTLIKAYSNQVAQGNVGRGEYIRLKASELQFVKEIADLKKENNSLQKELKVLMNLPATSFIKLTDEGFVPDNKNIDNINLGNLMASAVENRPDMKVIKLGNDYNDNKYKYEKAMRTPDVTLGISYDRGASTMNDFVGLGFALDLPFFNRNQGNIKAAKIAIDQGKLLAEEKTISVKAEVLQAYEDLIVTKKLYESVDANYEADLDKLLESYRKNFMQRNTSMLEYLDFVDAYLDNKSILLNSKKDLNKNLEELRYIAGQEIN, from the coding sequence TTGAAACGTATACTTCTAACCCTGCTCGTTATTGTATCGCACAAAAGTGTGGCACAAATTGCTACAATAAACGATACAATTGTTCTTTCCCGAACTCAAGCTGAGGCTTTGTTTTTGGAAAAAAACATTTCTCTTATTTCCGAAAAACTAAACATCGACATTGCTGATGCACAAGTTATTCAGGCTAAATTATGGCCGAATCCTACTCTTACAATTGGTGAAATCAATCTTTGGCACAATGCCACAGCTGCTGAAGTTCCTCCGCTTTGGGGAAATTTCGGAAAAACATCTCAAGTTACAGCAGAATTAGAACAACTGATTCAAACTGCAGGAAAACGCAAAAAGATGATTGCCATGGAAAAAGTTGGCGTTGATATCGCCAAAGAATACTTTAAAACTTTTTTACGAAATCTAAAAATTGAGTTTAGAGGTAATCTTACTGAACTGCAATATACGCAAGCACAGGAAGCCATTTATACAAAGCAACTTTCGTCGATGCAAACTTTAATCAAAGCTTATAGCAATCAGGTTGCACAAGGCAATGTTGGCAGAGGCGAATACATTAGACTAAAAGCTTCCGAATTACAATTCGTAAAAGAAATCGCTGATCTCAAAAAAGAAAACAATTCATTGCAAAAAGAACTTAAAGTCTTAATGAATCTTCCTGCGACAAGCTTTATCAAACTTACAGATGAAGGTTTTGTTCCTGATAATAAAAATATCGACAACATAAATCTGGGCAATCTTATGGCTTCCGCAGTAGAAAATCGTCCTGATATGAAGGTTATTAAACTTGGAAACGATTACAACGATAATAAATATAAATATGAAAAGGCAATGCGAACGCCAGACGTTACACTTGGTATTAGTTACGACCGTGGTGCAAGTACGATGAATGATTTTGTGGGACTTGGTTTTGCGCTCGATCTTCCGTTTTTTAATAGAAATCAAGGAAATATCAAAGCGGCTAAAATAGCAATCGATCAAGGTAAATTACTTGCCGAAGAAAAAACTATAAGTGTTAAAGCAGAAGTTTTACAAGCTTATGAAGATTTAATTGTGACAAAAAAATTATACGAAAGTGTCGATGCTAATTACGAAGCAGATTTAGACAAACTTCTGGAAAGCTATCGCAAAAACTTCATGCAACGAAACACAAGCATGTTAGAATATCTTGATTTTGTTGATGCTTATTTAGACAACAAATCGATTCTGTTAAACTCTAAAAAAGATCTTAATAAAAATCTTGAAGAACTGCGTTATATCGCCGGTCAGGAAATCAATTAA
- a CDS encoding AraC family transcriptional regulator, giving the protein MIDIKTFDQATDLENPRRVLKYILLFCTSGSATISVDENEFLLTENCVITITSGQIHYLRDLQNATGFVLEFTYDFFCKDDTDMELIFHNGLFCHFAMNEMIQVENPKVIMRELEEIKKELIETPYQYQISIHSRIELILIEINRTKINRGDEIYKPDALFLHFLETVLKNFDKNLSVNEIAALINTTESKLNELSKLHTNKTAQNVIFGLIISEAKRLFTYEKLSVKEVAYALGFNDPFYFSNFFKKHTNISPKSYKEKLVLS; this is encoded by the coding sequence ATGATTGATATAAAAACATTTGATCAGGCAACAGATTTAGAAAATCCGAGACGTGTTTTAAAATACATTCTCCTTTTTTGTACTTCAGGATCCGCTACGATTTCGGTAGATGAAAATGAATTTCTATTGACTGAAAATTGCGTTATTACGATAACTTCGGGACAAATTCATTATTTAAGGGATTTGCAAAATGCAACCGGATTTGTTTTGGAATTTACTTATGATTTCTTTTGTAAAGATGATACTGATATGGAATTGATTTTCCATAATGGTTTGTTTTGTCATTTTGCAATGAACGAAATGATTCAAGTTGAGAATCCTAAAGTTATTATGCGGGAATTAGAAGAAATCAAGAAAGAACTGATTGAAACTCCATATCAATATCAGATTTCAATTCACAGCCGAATCGAATTGATCTTAATTGAAATCAACCGCACCAAAATCAATCGTGGCGACGAAATCTACAAACCCGATGCTTTATTTCTTCATTTTCTGGAAACAGTTTTAAAGAATTTCGACAAGAATCTTTCTGTAAACGAAATTGCTGCTTTAATCAATACAACGGAATCAAAACTAAACGAACTTTCGAAATTACACACCAATAAAACTGCTCAAAATGTAATTTTTGGATTAATTATTTCCGAAGCTAAACGTCTTTTTACGTATGAAAAACTATCTGTAAAAGAAGTCGCTTATGCATTGGGGTTTAATGATCCGTTTTATTTTTCAAATTTCTTCAAGAAACACACCAATATCTCTCCAAAATCTTATAAAGAAAAACTTGTTCTTTCTTAA